A section of the Caballeronia sp. M1242 genome encodes:
- a CDS encoding sugar kinase, which produces MTPQTPHAPHILALGEAMIEFNQARRDEPTYLQGFGGDVSNFLIAAARQGAATGFVSAVGNDGFGQLLLDLWRAENVDTSAVRVDPDAPTGVYFVSHGASGHRFDYLRAGSAASRYAPSHLPLDMIAAAKVVHLSGISLAIGVSACDAAFAAIDHARSNGVKVSFDTNLRLKLWPLARARAVMLEAIRQSDICLPSWDDVTVLTGHEDKDAIVDTLLALGPRIVAMKLGPEGAYIATPDERRVVPGRVVNAVDATGAGDCFGGAFIARLVAGDDPFAAAHYANAAAALSTQGFGAVAPIPDRAAVERALA; this is translated from the coding sequence ATGACCCCGCAAACGCCCCACGCGCCGCACATCCTCGCGCTCGGCGAGGCGATGATCGAGTTCAATCAGGCGAGACGTGACGAGCCGACGTATCTGCAAGGTTTCGGCGGCGACGTATCGAACTTTCTGATCGCGGCGGCGCGGCAGGGCGCGGCGACGGGCTTCGTTTCGGCCGTCGGCAACGATGGTTTCGGGCAACTGCTGCTCGATCTGTGGCGCGCGGAAAACGTCGATACGTCCGCCGTTCGCGTCGATCCGGACGCGCCAACGGGCGTCTATTTCGTGTCGCACGGCGCGAGCGGGCATCGCTTCGACTATCTGCGCGCGGGGTCGGCGGCGAGCCGCTATGCGCCGTCGCATTTGCCGCTCGACATGATTGCGGCGGCAAAAGTCGTGCATCTGTCGGGCATCAGTCTCGCGATCGGCGTGAGCGCGTGCGATGCCGCGTTCGCGGCTATCGACCATGCGCGCAGCAACGGCGTGAAGGTCAGCTTCGACACGAACCTGCGCCTGAAGCTCTGGCCGCTCGCCCGCGCCCGCGCGGTGATGCTCGAAGCGATCCGCCAGAGCGATATCTGTCTGCCGAGCTGGGACGACGTCACCGTGCTCACGGGCCATGAAGACAAAGACGCCATCGTCGATACGCTGCTCGCGCTCGGCCCGAGAATCGTCGCGATGAAGCTCGGCCCGGAAGGCGCGTATATCGCGACGCCGGACGAGCGGCGCGTGGTGCCGGGCCGTGTCGTGAATGCGGTCGATGCAACCGGCGCGGGCGATTGCTTCGGCGGTGCGTTCATCGCGCGGCTCGTCGCGGGCGACGATCCTTTCGCGGCCGCGCACTACGCGAACGCGGCGGCGGCCTTGTCGACGCAAGGCTTCGGCGCGGTCGCGCCGATTCCGGACCGGGCGGCCGTCGAACGCGCGCTGGCGTGA
- a CDS encoding zinc-binding alcohol dehydrogenase family protein: MKAIGLTRYLPISNPESLIDIELDKPTPTGRDLLVRIEAIAVNPVDTKVRAPKDKVEETPRVLGWDAAGVVEAVGPDVSLFKVGDAVYYAGDITRQGANSEFHLIDERIVGAKPKSLDFTHAAALPLTTLTAWEALFDRLKVSAEGKDAGKTVLIIGGAGGVGSIGIQLAKQVAKLHVIATASRPESAKWATELGADRIVNHFEDIPAQLKDAGILQVDYVLIFNDTDKHFPAAAEVVKPQGSICTIVENAAPLPVELLKAKSAAFHWEFMFTRAMFQTPDMIEQHKLLSEVARLIDAGTIRTTLGKNLGKINAANLREAHRLLEEGRAIGKLVMTSF, translated from the coding sequence ATGAAAGCCATCGGTCTGACACGTTACTTGCCCATTTCGAATCCCGAATCGCTCATCGACATCGAACTCGACAAGCCCACGCCGACCGGCCGTGATCTGCTCGTCAGAATCGAGGCCATCGCGGTGAATCCTGTCGACACGAAAGTGCGCGCGCCGAAGGACAAGGTCGAAGAAACGCCGCGCGTGCTCGGCTGGGACGCGGCCGGCGTCGTGGAAGCCGTCGGTCCGGACGTCTCGCTCTTCAAAGTGGGCGATGCCGTGTACTACGCCGGCGACATCACGCGGCAAGGCGCGAACAGCGAATTCCATCTGATCGACGAGCGCATCGTCGGCGCAAAGCCGAAGTCGCTCGACTTCACGCACGCGGCCGCGCTCCCGCTCACCACGCTCACGGCATGGGAAGCATTGTTCGACCGGCTGAAGGTGTCCGCCGAAGGCAAGGACGCGGGCAAGACCGTGCTCATCATCGGCGGCGCGGGCGGCGTCGGTTCGATCGGCATTCAGCTCGCCAAGCAAGTGGCGAAGCTGCACGTCATCGCGACGGCGTCGCGGCCCGAGTCGGCGAAATGGGCGACGGAGCTGGGCGCGGATCGCATCGTCAATCACTTCGAGGACATTCCGGCGCAACTGAAGGACGCCGGCATTCTTCAAGTCGACTATGTGCTCATCTTCAACGACACCGACAAGCATTTCCCGGCCGCGGCCGAAGTCGTGAAGCCGCAGGGCAGCATCTGCACGATCGTCGAGAACGCGGCGCCGCTTCCCGTCGAACTGCTGAAGGCGAAGAGCGCGGCGTTCCACTGGGAGTTCATGTTCACGCGCGCGATGTTCCAGACGCCCGACATGATCGAGCAGCACAAGCTGTTGTCCGAAGTGGCGCGGCTGATCGACGCAGGCACCATCCGCACGACGCTCGGCAAGAACCTCGGAAAGATCAACGCCGCGAATCTGCGAGAAGCGCATCGCCTTCTGGAAGAAGGGCGCGCGATCGGCAAGCTGGTGATGACCAGTTTCTGA
- a CDS encoding LysR family transcriptional regulator → MASDAWVEGHARDRLDLLDVSLFVRAAALSNLSSAAREFGLSPAVASARIAGLERMLGARLLHRTTRRVSVTQEGEIFAAHARQLLDAADAARASVGRALAEPHGRLRVTMPSSLGRQHISPLIPAFLAQYPSVTMDLRMTDQIVDLVDEGIDLAIRIGALKDSTLVARKLASNRRVLCASPAYLEKHGTPRHPADLAQHECVILADQRDWSFVTPTGVIDVRVSGRLVTDNGEVIRDALAAGIGIGLKSTWSVAPLLASGELVTVLDDYPIAQTVAIWAVYPSRAFVPPKTLAFIEFLAGRFGEPPYWDVEPAAVMR, encoded by the coding sequence ATGGCGAGCGACGCTTGGGTTGAAGGACACGCGCGAGACCGGCTCGATTTGCTCGACGTGAGCCTTTTCGTGCGGGCGGCGGCGCTCTCGAACCTGTCCTCGGCCGCGCGGGAGTTCGGCTTGTCGCCGGCCGTGGCGAGCGCGCGCATCGCGGGCCTGGAACGAATGCTGGGCGCGCGGCTGCTGCATCGGACGACGCGGCGCGTGAGCGTCACGCAGGAAGGCGAGATTTTCGCGGCGCATGCGCGCCAGTTGCTCGACGCGGCGGATGCGGCGCGCGCGTCGGTCGGCCGGGCGCTCGCGGAACCGCACGGGAGGCTGCGCGTGACGATGCCCTCATCGCTTGGCCGTCAGCACATCTCGCCGCTGATTCCGGCATTCCTCGCGCAGTATCCAAGCGTGACGATGGACTTGCGCATGACGGATCAGATCGTCGATCTTGTGGATGAAGGCATCGACCTCGCGATACGCATCGGCGCGTTGAAGGACTCGACGCTCGTCGCGCGCAAGCTCGCCAGCAATCGCCGCGTGCTATGCGCGTCGCCCGCTTATCTGGAGAAACACGGCACGCCGCGCCATCCCGCCGATCTGGCACAGCACGAATGCGTGATTCTCGCGGATCAGCGCGACTGGAGTTTCGTGACGCCGACGGGCGTGATCGATGTGCGCGTGTCCGGCCGGCTCGTCACGGACAACGGCGAAGTGATTCGCGATGCGCTCGCGGCGGGCATCGGCATCGGGCTGAAGTCGACGTGGAGCGTGGCGCCGTTGCTGGCGAGCGGAGAACTCGTCACCGTGCTCGATGATTATCCGATCGCGCAGACGGTCGCGATCTGGGCGGTGTATCCGAGTCGCGCGTTCGTTCCGCCGAAGACGCTGGCGTTCATCGAGTTTCTTGCGGGAAGGTTCGGGGAGCCGCCTTATTGGGACGTCGAGCCGGCGGCGGTGATGCGGTAG
- the serB gene encoding phosphoserine phosphatase SerB, which translates to MNLVIQSPAPIADSHLRPLAALARSRTASRIDDTLLRLVDADPLQRPDVDAYCGTHALDYAYIEPQAQLSDFGLVAMDMDSTLITIECIDEIADFCGLKAEVAAITEASMRGEIKDFNESLTRRVALLQGLDATALERVYEERLRLSPGAERMLEGARAAGLKTLLVSGGFTFFTERLKTRLGLDYTRANTLEIVDGKLTGKVIGKIVNADFKARTLLETCTKIGIDPKRAIAMGDGSNDLKMMAEAGLSVAFRAKPVVRESASVAFNFVGLDGLLRLF; encoded by the coding sequence ATGAACCTCGTCATTCAAAGCCCCGCCCCGATCGCCGATTCGCATTTGCGGCCGCTTGCCGCCCTCGCCCGCTCGCGCACGGCTTCACGTATCGACGACACGCTCTTGCGCCTCGTCGATGCCGATCCGCTTCAACGTCCCGACGTCGATGCCTATTGCGGAACGCACGCGCTCGACTACGCCTACATCGAGCCGCAAGCGCAGCTTTCCGATTTCGGTCTCGTCGCCATGGACATGGACTCGACGCTGATCACCATCGAATGCATCGACGAGATCGCGGACTTTTGCGGGCTGAAGGCCGAAGTCGCCGCCATCACGGAAGCGTCGATGCGCGGCGAGATCAAGGACTTCAATGAAAGCCTCACGCGCCGCGTCGCGCTTTTGCAGGGGCTCGACGCCACGGCGCTCGAACGCGTCTATGAAGAACGCCTGCGACTGTCGCCGGGCGCGGAGCGCATGCTGGAAGGCGCGCGCGCGGCGGGACTGAAGACGCTGCTGGTATCCGGCGGATTCACGTTCTTCACCGAGCGCCTGAAGACGCGCCTCGGACTCGACTACACGCGCGCGAACACGCTCGAAATCGTCGATGGCAAGCTGACCGGCAAGGTCATCGGTAAAATCGTGAATGCCGATTTTAAGGCGCGCACGCTGCTTGAGACGTGCACGAAGATCGGCATCGATCCGAAGCGGGCGATTGCAATGGGCGACGGCTCCAACGATCTGAAGATGATGGCCGAAGCCGGCCTGTCCGTGGCGTTTCGCGCGAAGCCCGTCGTGCGCGAGTCGGCGAGCGTCGCGTTCAACTTCGTCGGACTGGACGGCCTGCTTCGCCTGTTCTAA
- a CDS encoding 3-ketoacyl-ACP reductase: MTKRVAYVTGGMGGIGTSICQRLHKDGFTVVAGCGPNSPRRVKWLEDQKALGFDFIASEGNVSDWESTKNAFDKVKAEVGEVDVLVNNAGITRDVVFRKMTHEDWTAVIDTNLTSLFNVTKQVIDGMVERGWGRVINISSVNGQKGQFGQTNYSTAKAGIHGFTMALAQEVATKGVTVNTVSPGYIGTDMVKSIRPEVLEKIVATIPVRRLGTPDEIGSIVAWLASEESGFSTGADFSLNGGLHMG, from the coding sequence ATGACGAAGCGCGTAGCGTATGTAACGGGCGGGATGGGCGGCATCGGCACCAGCATTTGCCAGCGGCTCCACAAGGACGGCTTCACGGTCGTGGCAGGCTGCGGGCCGAACTCGCCGCGCCGGGTGAAATGGCTCGAAGACCAGAAGGCGCTCGGCTTCGACTTCATCGCCTCCGAAGGCAACGTCAGTGACTGGGAATCGACCAAGAACGCGTTCGACAAGGTGAAGGCCGAAGTCGGCGAAGTCGACGTGCTCGTCAACAACGCGGGCATCACGCGCGATGTCGTGTTCCGCAAGATGACACACGAGGACTGGACCGCGGTCATCGATACGAATCTGACGAGCCTCTTCAACGTCACGAAACAGGTGATCGACGGCATGGTCGAGCGCGGCTGGGGACGGGTCATCAACATTTCGTCGGTGAACGGGCAGAAAGGCCAGTTCGGCCAGACGAACTATTCGACGGCCAAGGCCGGCATTCACGGCTTCACGATGGCGCTCGCGCAGGAAGTGGCGACCAAGGGCGTGACGGTCAACACGGTCTCGCCGGGCTATATCGGCACGGACATGGTGAAGTCCATTCGCCCGGAAGTGCTGGAGAAGATCGTCGCGACCATTCCGGTGCGGCGTCTCGGCACGCCGGACGAGATCGGCTCGATCGTCGCGTGGCTGGCGTCGGAGGAATCGGGTTTCTCCACCGGGGCGGATTTCTCGCTCAACGGTGGATTGCACATGGGCTGA
- a CDS encoding acetyl-CoA C-acetyltransferase, whose amino-acid sequence MTDVVIVSAARTAVGKFGGSLAKIAAPELGATVIRAVLERAGLKPEQISEVILGQVLTAGSGQNPARQSVIKAGLPEMVPGMTINKVCGSGLKAVMLAANAIIAGDSEIIVAGGQENMSAAPHVLPGSRDGFRMGDAKLIDSMIVDGLWDVYNNYHMGTTAENVAKEYGITREAQDAFAALSQNKAEAAQKAGRFNDEIVPVSIPQRKGEPIQFATDEFVRHGVTAEALAGLKPAFSKEGTVTAANASGINDGAAAVVVMSAKKAEALGLTPLARIKAYASAGVDPKIMGMGPVPASKRCLERAGWSIDDLDLMEINEAFAAQALAVHKQMGWDQEKINVNGGAIAIGHPIGASGCRILVTLLHEMQKRDAKKGLASLCIGGGMGVALAVERL is encoded by the coding sequence ATGACTGACGTAGTGATCGTATCGGCCGCGCGCACCGCGGTTGGCAAATTCGGCGGCTCGCTTGCGAAGATCGCAGCGCCGGAACTCGGCGCCACCGTGATTCGCGCGGTGCTCGAGCGCGCGGGTCTGAAGCCCGAGCAAATCAGCGAAGTCATTCTGGGCCAGGTGCTGACCGCGGGCTCGGGGCAGAACCCGGCGCGCCAGTCGGTTATCAAGGCCGGCTTGCCGGAGATGGTCCCCGGCATGACGATCAACAAAGTTTGCGGCTCGGGACTCAAGGCAGTGATGCTCGCGGCCAACGCGATCATCGCGGGCGATTCCGAGATCATCGTCGCGGGCGGCCAGGAGAACATGAGCGCCGCGCCGCACGTGCTGCCCGGCTCGCGCGACGGCTTCCGCATGGGCGATGCGAAGCTCATCGACTCGATGATCGTCGATGGCCTCTGGGACGTCTATAACAACTACCACATGGGCACCACCGCAGAAAACGTCGCGAAGGAATACGGCATCACGCGCGAAGCGCAGGATGCGTTCGCCGCGCTGTCGCAGAACAAGGCGGAAGCCGCGCAAAAGGCCGGCCGCTTCAACGACGAAATCGTGCCCGTGTCGATCCCGCAGCGCAAAGGCGAGCCGATCCAGTTCGCCACGGACGAGTTCGTGCGCCACGGCGTCACCGCCGAAGCACTCGCGGGACTGAAGCCCGCGTTCTCGAAGGAAGGCACGGTGACGGCGGCGAACGCTTCGGGCATCAACGACGGCGCGGCGGCCGTGGTCGTGATGTCGGCGAAGAAGGCCGAAGCGCTGGGTCTCACGCCGCTCGCGCGCATCAAGGCGTACGCGAGCGCGGGCGTCGATCCGAAGATCATGGGCATGGGTCCGGTGCCGGCATCGAAGCGCTGTCTGGAACGCGCGGGCTGGAGCATCGACGATCTCGACCTGATGGAGATCAACGAAGCGTTCGCCGCGCAGGCGCTGGCGGTCCATAAGCAGATGGGCTGGGATCAGGAGAAGATCAACGTGAACGGCGGGGCGATCGCGATCGGGCATCCGATCGGCGCGTCGGGCTGCCGCATTCTGGTCACGCTGCTGCACGAAATGCAGAAGCGCGATGCGAAGAAGGGCCTGGCGTCGCTGTGCATCGGCGGCGGCATGGGCGTCGCGCTGGCGGTCGAGCGGCTGTAA
- the rimO gene encoding 30S ribosomal protein S12 methylthiotransferase RimO, giving the protein MVSLGCPKALVDSEQIITQLRAEGYQISGSYDGADLVVVNTCGFIDEAVQESLDAIGEALNENGKVIVTGCLGAKKSASGSGLIEEVHPKVLAVTGPHATNEVMNAVHAHLPKPHDPFVDLVPPAGIKLTPRHYAYLKISEGCNHRCTFCIIPSMRGDLVSRPVAEVMLEAENLFKSGVKELLVISQDTSAYGVDVKYRTGFWNGKPLKTRMTELVGALGELAAQYGAWVRLHYVYPYPSVDEVIPMMAEGPLKGHVLPYLDVPFQHAHPEVLKRMKRPANAEKVLERVKAWRAMCPDLTIRSTFIAGFPGETEEQFQTLLDFIEEADLDRVGCFAYSPVEGATANELDGALPDDVREERRARFMELAEELSAKRMKKKVGKTLKVLVDEISAEGGIGRTAADAPEIDGVVYIAPPTKASKRYKAGDFVSVKITGADGHDLWGEV; this is encoded by the coding sequence ATGGTCAGCCTCGGCTGCCCGAAAGCCCTCGTCGATTCGGAGCAGATCATCACCCAGTTGCGCGCCGAGGGTTATCAAATCTCCGGCAGCTATGACGGCGCCGACCTCGTCGTCGTCAATACGTGCGGCTTCATCGACGAAGCGGTGCAGGAAAGCCTCGACGCCATCGGCGAGGCGCTCAACGAAAACGGCAAGGTCATCGTGACCGGCTGCCTCGGCGCGAAAAAGAGCGCGAGCGGCAGCGGGCTCATCGAAGAAGTGCATCCGAAGGTGCTGGCCGTGACCGGCCCGCACGCGACCAACGAAGTGATGAACGCGGTGCACGCGCACTTGCCGAAGCCGCACGATCCGTTCGTCGATCTCGTGCCGCCCGCCGGCATCAAGCTCACGCCGCGCCATTACGCGTATCTCAAGATTTCCGAAGGCTGCAACCATCGCTGCACGTTCTGCATCATTCCGTCGATGCGCGGCGATCTCGTATCGCGCCCCGTCGCCGAAGTGATGCTCGAAGCCGAGAATCTCTTCAAGTCGGGCGTGAAGGAACTGCTCGTCATCTCGCAGGACACGAGCGCGTACGGCGTCGACGTAAAGTACCGCACCGGCTTCTGGAACGGCAAGCCGCTCAAGACGCGCATGACCGAACTCGTCGGCGCGCTGGGCGAACTCGCCGCGCAATACGGCGCGTGGGTGCGCCTGCATTATGTCTATCCGTATCCGAGCGTCGATGAAGTCATCCCGATGATGGCGGAAGGGCCGCTCAAGGGCCACGTGCTGCCGTATCTCGACGTTCCGTTCCAGCACGCGCATCCCGAAGTGCTCAAGCGCATGAAGCGCCCGGCCAACGCCGAAAAGGTGCTGGAGCGCGTGAAGGCATGGCGCGCGATGTGCCCCGATCTGACGATTCGCAGCACGTTCATCGCAGGTTTTCCGGGCGAGACGGAAGAGCAGTTCCAGACGCTGCTCGACTTCATCGAGGAAGCGGATCTGGATCGCGTTGGCTGCTTCGCGTATTCGCCGGTCGAAGGCGCCACCGCAAATGAGCTCGACGGCGCGCTGCCCGACGACGTGCGCGAGGAACGCCGCGCGCGCTTCATGGAACTGGCCGAGGAACTGTCGGCGAAGCGCATGAAGAAGAAGGTCGGCAAGACGCTGAAGGTGCTTGTCGATGAAATCAGCGCGGAAGGCGGCATCGGGCGCACGGCGGCGGATGCGCCGGAAATCGACGGCGTCGTGTATATCGCGCCGCCGACGAAGGCGTCGAAGCGCTACAAGGCAGGCGACTTCGTTTCGGTGAAGATCACGGGCGCGGACGGCCACGATCTGTGGGGCGAGGTCTAA
- the phaR gene encoding polyhydroxyalkanoate synthesis repressor PhaR translates to MTTTTTTKKSAERLIKKYPNRRLYDTETSTYITLSDVKQLVLDQEDFKVLDAKSNDDLTRSILLQIILEEESGGLPMFSSVMLSQIIRFYGHAMQGMMGTYLEKNIQAFIDIQQKLSEQSKGIYDGNALNPEVWSQFMNMQAPMMQGMMTSYIEQSKNMFVQMQEQMQNQAKTMFNTFPFPTPTAPSGDKK, encoded by the coding sequence ATGACCACCACGACTACTACAAAGAAATCCGCCGAACGACTCATCAAAAAATATCCGAACCGGCGGCTCTATGACACGGAGACGAGCACCTACATCACGTTGTCCGACGTGAAGCAGCTCGTGCTCGATCAGGAAGACTTCAAGGTGCTCGACGCCAAGTCCAACGACGACCTGACGCGCAGCATCCTTTTGCAGATCATTCTGGAAGAAGAGAGCGGCGGCTTGCCGATGTTCTCCTCGGTGATGCTCTCGCAGATCATCCGCTTCTACGGCCACGCCATGCAGGGCATGATGGGCACGTATCTGGAGAAGAACATTCAGGCGTTCATCGACATCCAGCAGAAGCTCTCGGAGCAAAGCAAGGGCATCTACGACGGCAACGCGCTCAATCCGGAAGTCTGGTCGCAGTTCATGAACATGCAGGCCCCGATGATGCAGGGCATGATGACGAGCTACATCGAGCAGTCGAAGAACATGTTCGTGCAGATGCAGGAGCAGATGCAGAATCAGGCGAAGACGATGTTCAACACGTTCCCGTTCCCGACGCCGACTGCGCCGTCAGGGGACAAGAAGTAG
- a CDS encoding cystathionine beta-lyase, which produces MTDFSSKDRDLQTRIVQPDDRITPGFESFSVPVARASTVVFPDLATMRALVWSDDSKWRYGLHGTPTTIALAQRLAAIEGGEHALLQPSGLAAISNVYFGLVKAGDHVLVPDNAYSPNREHADWLASDFGLEVSYYDPMIGAGIADSIRPNTKLIWLEAPGSVTMEVQDVPAIAAVARARGIVTAIDNTFSAGLAFKPFDHGVDISVQALTKYQSGGSDILMGATITRDVELHKKLKRARMRLGVGVSADDASLVLRSLPSMKLRYEAHDRSALALARWLKTRTEVAAVLHPALDDCPGHEFFARDFSGGAGGLFSIVLDARYSAEQVDAFVEALELFSIGWSWGGAHSLAMPYNVRSMRTASQWPHEGVLVRLYVGLEDEADLRADIESALGKAFA; this is translated from the coding sequence ATGACCGATTTCAGCAGCAAGGACCGAGACCTGCAAACGCGCATCGTCCAGCCGGACGACCGCATCACGCCCGGCTTCGAGTCGTTCTCCGTGCCGGTGGCGCGGGCCTCGACGGTCGTTTTTCCGGATCTCGCGACCATGCGCGCGCTGGTCTGGAGCGACGACTCGAAGTGGCGCTACGGCCTGCACGGCACGCCGACGACGATCGCGCTCGCGCAGCGCCTCGCCGCGATCGAGGGCGGCGAGCATGCGCTCTTGCAGCCGTCCGGCCTCGCGGCGATCTCCAACGTGTACTTTGGCCTCGTGAAAGCGGGCGATCACGTGCTCGTGCCGGACAACGCGTACTCGCCGAATCGCGAGCATGCGGACTGGCTCGCGAGCGACTTCGGGCTCGAAGTCAGCTACTACGATCCGATGATCGGAGCCGGCATCGCCGATTCGATCCGTCCCAACACGAAGCTCATCTGGCTCGAAGCGCCCGGCTCGGTCACGATGGAAGTGCAGGACGTGCCGGCCATCGCCGCGGTCGCGCGGGCACGCGGCATCGTGACGGCCATCGACAACACGTTCTCGGCGGGACTCGCGTTCAAGCCGTTCGATCACGGCGTCGATATCTCGGTGCAGGCGCTGACGAAGTATCAGTCGGGCGGCAGCGACATTCTGATGGGCGCAACCATCACGCGCGACGTCGAATTGCACAAGAAGCTCAAGCGCGCGCGCATGCGACTGGGCGTCGGTGTGTCGGCGGACGATGCATCGCTCGTCTTGCGCAGCCTGCCTTCGATGAAACTGCGTTATGAAGCGCACGACCGCTCCGCGCTCGCGCTCGCGCGGTGGCTTAAGACGCGCACAGAAGTGGCCGCGGTGTTGCATCCCGCGCTCGACGATTGCCCCGGCCACGAGTTTTTTGCACGCGACTTTTCGGGCGGCGCGGGCGGTCTGTTCTCGATCGTGTTGGATGCCCGATACAGCGCCGAACAGGTCGATGCGTTCGTCGAGGCGCTCGAACTGTTTTCGATCGGCTGGAGCTGGGGCGGCGCGCATAGCCTCGCGATGCCCTACAACGTGCGCTCGATGCGCACCGCGTCGCAATGGCCGCACGAAGGCGTGCTCGTGCGGCTCTACGTGGGACTCGAAGACGAAGCGGATTTGCGCGCGGACATCGAATCCGCGCTCGGCAAGGCGTTCGCGTAA
- the bktB gene encoding beta-ketothiolase BktB, protein MEREVVVASGVRTAIGDFGGALKDFTPTDLGARVVREALSRASVAGEEVGHVVFGNVIQTEPRDMYLARVAALDGGVSQHAPALTVNRLCGSGLQAIVSAAQSILLGDADIAIGGGAENMSRAPYVMPAARFGQRMGDARVVDMMLGALNDPFHKIHMGVTAENVANKYGITREAQDALALESHRRAANAIESGYFKEQILPITLASKKGDTVFDRDEHVRMNATAEDFAKLKPVFAKENGTVTAGNASGINDAAAAVVLMERGVAEKRGARPLGRLVAYAHAGVDPTIMGIGPVPATRKVLERAGLSVDDLDVIEANEAFAAQACAVTQELRLDPAKVNPNGSGISLGHPIGATGALITVKALYELQRIGGRYALVTMCIGGGQGIAAIFERI, encoded by the coding sequence ATGGAACGCGAAGTGGTGGTGGCAAGCGGCGTACGCACGGCAATCGGCGACTTCGGCGGCGCGCTCAAGGATTTCACGCCGACCGATCTCGGCGCGCGCGTGGTGCGCGAGGCGCTGTCCCGCGCGAGCGTCGCGGGCGAGGAAGTCGGACACGTCGTGTTTGGCAACGTGATCCAGACGGAGCCGCGCGACATGTATCTCGCGCGCGTCGCGGCGCTCGACGGCGGCGTGTCGCAGCACGCGCCCGCGCTCACCGTGAACCGGCTGTGCGGCTCGGGCTTGCAGGCAATCGTGTCGGCCGCGCAGTCGATTCTCCTCGGCGATGCGGACATCGCCATCGGCGGCGGCGCGGAAAACATGAGCCGCGCGCCGTACGTGATGCCCGCCGCGCGCTTCGGCCAGCGCATGGGCGACGCGCGCGTCGTCGACATGATGCTCGGCGCGCTCAACGACCCGTTCCACAAAATTCACATGGGCGTGACGGCGGAGAACGTCGCGAACAAGTACGGCATCACGCGCGAGGCGCAGGACGCGCTCGCGCTGGAATCGCACCGTCGCGCGGCCAACGCCATCGAATCCGGCTACTTCAAGGAGCAGATTCTGCCGATCACGCTCGCATCGAAGAAGGGCGACACCGTGTTCGATCGCGACGAGCACGTGCGCATGAACGCGACGGCCGAAGACTTCGCGAAGCTGAAGCCGGTATTCGCGAAGGAGAACGGCACGGTGACGGCGGGCAACGCGTCGGGCATCAACGACGCGGCGGCAGCCGTCGTGCTGATGGAACGCGGCGTCGCGGAAAAGCGCGGCGCGCGGCCGCTCGGGCGGCTCGTCGCGTACGCGCACGCGGGCGTCGATCCGACCATCATGGGCATCGGCCCGGTGCCGGCCACGCGCAAGGTGCTGGAGCGCGCGGGCCTTTCCGTCGACGATCTCGACGTGATCGAAGCCAACGAAGCGTTCGCCGCGCAAGCCTGCGCGGTCACGCAGGAACTGCGGCTCGATCCCGCGAAGGTGAACCCGAACGGCTCGGGCATTTCGCTCGGGCATCCGATCGGCGCGACGGGCGCGCTCATCACGGTGAAGGCACTGTACGAGCTGCAGCGCATCGGCGGGCGTTACGCGCTCGTGACCATGTGCATCGGCGGCGGGCAGGGGATCGCCGCGATCTTCGAGCGTATTTGA